Proteins co-encoded in one Candidatus Limnocylindrales bacterium genomic window:
- a CDS encoding lysylphosphatidylglycerol synthase transmembrane domain-containing protein: protein MIEKLKEKIITSIVFGACVFLILSLYADLGQIKLAIPQFNWIYLPAIMILASSNYLIRFIKWDYYLKLIQIDLSKKESLMIFLSGLVMSITPGKFGEVLKSYLLKEVRRIPISSSAPVVLAERLTDLIALVLLSTFGVFTFHYGGSLLLSSALVIFGSVMIISSRALSMRMIRLFDKIPFFSKHTQKVYNSYQRMYQLVTLKPLLIAIPLSLLAWLSESIGFSLILKGFSFPLPLKQSIFIYAFSIIAGAVTMLPGGIGVTEGSMAGLLILVAKIPKSIAVVATLILRICTLWFAVMIGALSLRYLQGKFLVPPIET from the coding sequence ATGATTGAAAAACTTAAAGAAAAAATCATTACTTCAATTGTATTCGGGGCCTGTGTTTTCCTCATCTTATCCTTATACGCCGATCTGGGTCAGATTAAGCTGGCAATCCCCCAGTTTAACTGGATTTATCTTCCGGCCATTATGATCCTGGCTTCTTCCAATTACCTCATTCGGTTCATAAAATGGGATTATTATCTAAAGTTGATTCAAATAGATCTTTCCAAAAAGGAAAGTTTAATGATTTTTCTATCCGGATTAGTCATGTCAATTACGCCGGGTAAATTCGGGGAGGTTCTGAAATCCTACCTGCTTAAAGAAGTCCGGCGGATTCCAATCAGTTCCTCGGCACCTGTTGTTCTTGCCGAAAGGCTTACCGATCTTATCGCCCTTGTGCTTCTTTCCACCTTTGGGGTATTTACATTTCATTACGGAGGCTCCTTACTCCTCAGTTCGGCCCTTGTAATCTTTGGGTCGGTTATGATAATTAGCTCTCGAGCCTTATCTATGCGGATGATCCGGCTCTTTGATAAGATTCCATTTTTCTCTAAGCATACCCAGAAGGTCTATAATTCCTACCAAAGGATGTACCAACTGGTAACTCTTAAGCCTCTTTTAATTGCAATTCCTTTGAGCCTTTTAGCCTGGCTGTCAGAAAGTATAGGGTTTTCTTTAATTTTAAAAGGATTTTCTTTTCCTTTACCCTTGAAGCAGTCGATCTTTATCTACGCCTTTTCAATTATAGCAGGAGCTGTAACTATGTTACCTGGAGGGATTGGGGTAACTGAAGGAAGTATGGCAGGTTTGCTGATTTTGGTTGCTAAAATACCCAAATCCATTGCCGTGGTTGCCACTTTGATTTTGAGGATATGTACACTCTGGTTTGCTGTTATGATAGGTGCTTTAAGCCTTCGCTACCTGCAGGGTAAGTTCCTTGTTCCCCCAATTGAAACATGA